In Pelmatolapia mariae isolate MD_Pm_ZW linkage group LG2, Pm_UMD_F_2, whole genome shotgun sequence, one DNA window encodes the following:
- the dusp1 gene encoding dual specificity protein phosphatase 1, whose protein sequence is MFLDLTFLPRRTTMVIMEVPTIDCASLRGLLEGEVLGCLVLDCRSFLSFNSSHISGSTNVRFSTIVRRRARGGLGLEHIVPNEDIRNRLLSGEYQSVVLLDDRSLDLSQVKKDGTMMLATTALCRHACGASVFILKGGFETFSTEYPEMCTKPSPPQGLSLPLSSNHPDSAGTNSSPCNTPLYDQGGPVEILPFLYLGSAYHASRKDMLDMLGITALINVSANCPNHFEDSFLYKSIPVEDNHKADISSFFNEAIEFIDSVRNKGGRVFVHCQAGISRSATICLAYLMRTNRVKLDEAFEFVKQRRSIISPNFSFMGQLLQFESQVLASSTCSSEAGSPAIGGSSTVFNFPVSIPVHTSAGQLSFLHSPITTSPSC, encoded by the exons ATGTTTTTGGATTTAACATTTCTCCCCCGCCGTACTACTATGGTCATAATGGAGGTTCCCACTATCGACTGCGCGTCCCTCCGTGGTTTGCTGGAGGGTGAAGTCCTGGGCTGCCTAGTGCTGGACTGTCGCTCTTTTCTATCCTTCAACTCCTCTCACATTTCGGGCTCCACCAACGTGCGCTTCAGCACCATAGTGCGCAGGAGGGCCAGGGGCGGTCTGGGACTTGAACACATCGTCCCCAACGAGGATATCAGGAACCGGCTCCTGTCCGGGGAGTACCAGTCCGTGGTACTGCTCGACGATCGCAGTTTGGACTTAAGCCAAGTGAAGAAGGACGGCACAATGATGCTTGCTACTACAGCCCTGTGTCGTCACGCCTGCGGTGCCAgtgtttttattctgaaag GTGGATTTGAAACATTTTCTACAGAGTATCCAGAAATGTGTACCAAACCCTCCCCTCCACAGGGACTTAGTTTGCCTCTAAGCTCCAACCATCCTGACAGTGCTGGCACCAACAGTAGCCCTTGCAATACACCGCTATATGACCAg GGCGGTCCAGTGGAGATTTTGCCTTTCCTTTACCTTGGTAGTGCTTACCATGCCTCTAGAAAAGACATGCTGGACATGCTTGGCATCACCGCTCTAATCAATGTGTCTGCCAACTGCCCCAACCACTTTGAGGACTCCTTCCTCTACAAGAGCATCCCTGTCGAGGACAACCACAAAGCTGATATCAGCTCCTTTTTCAATGAGGCGATCGAATTTATCG ACTCTGTGAGAAACAAAGGAGGCCGAGTGTTTGTTCACTGTCAAGCCGGCATCTCCCGCTCCGCCACCATTTGCCTCGCCTACCTCATGCGGACCAACCGCGTGAAGCTGGACGAGGCCTTTGAGTTTGTCAAGCAGCGCCGCAGCATCATCTCCCCAAACTTCAGCTTCATGGGTCAGCTCCTGCAGTTCGAGTCCCAGGTCCTGGCCTCGTCGACGTGCTCGTCAGAGGCTGGCAGTCCAGCTATCGGCGGCAGCAGCACAGTATTCAACTTCCCCGTCTCCATCCCCGTGCACACTTCTGCCGGTCAGCTCTCATTCCTCCACAGTCCCATCACCACTTCTCCCAGCTGCTGA